GTGGATGGGCTCGGCATGCTGGTCGGTCAGGGGGCTGCGGCGTTTCAGTTGTGGACAGGGCAGGAAGCCCCCGTATCGGTGATGCGCAGGGCCGCAATGGACGCCTTGCGTGCCCGCGGGCAGCTGCCGCGTGATGCGTGATGCGTGATGCGTGATGCGTGATGCGTGATGCACGTGCGGCGCCAAGTCGTGCGCTAGGCGCGGCCCACCGGAAAATGCTGTGCGCAGCATGCCCCTGGCCCGGTGCGGGATGAAACTTTTACATATGGTATACTGAGCGGGAAAGGACGGGTCGCGGGTGGCGGATGACCTCAGCAGGTTTGAGGATGCGGTGATTTTGTTTGGCGGGACGTTTGATCCGCCGCATGTCGGTCACCTGGTGATGGCGCAGCTGGCGCTGGAGCAAACGGGTGCGGCGTCGGTGTGGTTTTTGCCGGCACCAGAGCCTCCGCATAAAGCCCGCCTGGCGCTGCCGTTCCAGACACGGGTGGCCTTGGTCGAAGCGCTTGTCGCGAACTATCCGAGGCTGGCCGTTTCGACGATTGAGGCAGACCTGCCAAGACCCTCCTATACGGTGGATACCGTTCAGGCCCTGCAGGAAGCGCACCCGGCCCAATCCTTTGTCTTTCTGATTGGGGCGGACAGTTTGGCGCAGCTGCCCGGCTGGCA
Above is a genomic segment from Alicyclobacillus cycloheptanicus containing:
- the nadD gene encoding nicotinate (nicotinamide) nucleotide adenylyltransferase, encoding MADDLSRFEDAVILFGGTFDPPHVGHLVMAQLALEQTGAASVWFLPAPEPPHKARLALPFQTRVALVEALVANYPRLAVSTIEADLPRPSYTVDTVQALQEAHPAQSFVFLIGADSLAQLPGWHQADVLTRRVPFLVAARSGFPFAPTLAQTRRHLPHIQATAIEMPILDVSSTWIRARWEAGQPVCGLVPEPVQAAWRKWRGEAGSNQGIWENRGDQI